One genomic window of Glycine soja cultivar W05 chromosome 9, ASM419377v2, whole genome shotgun sequence includes the following:
- the LOC114368300 gene encoding uncharacterized protein LOC114368300, with protein sequence MSIKYLFKYINKGYDRITVALVPVKNEDGTTKQTVDDIKHYLDGRYISPCEACWRIFSFQIHKRSPAVERLYFYLLGENSVIFEDGDEIDALLSKLTIKESMFTSWLQANAIFQQAKDPTYL encoded by the coding sequence ATGTCTATCAAGTATTTATTCAAGTACATTAATAAAGGTTATGATCGCATAACCGTAGCTCTTGTGCCTGTCAAAAATGAAGATGGAACAACTAAACAAACTGTTGATGACATTAAGCACTATCTTGATGGTAGGTATATTTCTCCTTGTGAAGCTTGCTGGAGAATATTTTCATTCCAGATTCACAAGAGATCACCTGCTGTTGAAAGGTTGTACTTTTATTTGCTTGGTGAGAATTCAGTCATATTTGAAGATGGTGATGAAATTGATGCCTTGCTGTCCAAGCTAACCATTAAAGAGTCTATGTTTACCTCTTGGCTGCAAGCTAATGCCATTTTCCAACAAGCAAAAGATCCTACATATCTGTAA